In Rhopalosiphum padi isolate XX-2018 chromosome 3, ASM2088224v1, whole genome shotgun sequence, the genomic stretch TTACATAATTCCTTCAAGAAAAACAGTTTCTAATAGTTTATTGCCCCAAATGTATGAGATGGTTGTCCAAAGagtaaaagataaattaaaaaatgtatctgcAGTATATCTTACAACTGATGGATGGACATCAAGGAATAATGAAAGTTTTTTGGCAGTAACTGCTCATTTCATAGATCCAGATAATGTCACTGAATTATCTTCAGTTTTGTTAGCATGTACTAGTTTTGAAGATAGTCATACAGCTGATAATTTAgctttgtttttgaaaaataccgTAGATGAGTGGGGATTGAGTCAGCGTATAACTGTTGTAGTATCAGACAATGCTGCAAATATTAAAAGTGCAATTGAAAAATGCAATTGGAGACGGTTGTCATGTTTTGCGCATGATATCAATTTGATTGTTCATTGTGGATTGGGTAAAATTGAGCCTGttgtaacaaaaattaaagacaTTGTATCTTACTTTAAAAGAAGTTCTCATGCATTAGCTAAATTGCAGGAATATCAAAAACAAACCGGAAATccaattttaaagttgaaacaaGATTGCCCAACACGGTGGAACTCAACTTTTGATATGTTCGATAGAATATTGAGAATAAAGGAGCCAATAATTGCAACATTAGCCATTTTAAACAACACCGAATTAAATTCACTTACTCCAAATGAATGGCAAGTTGTAGATAAATCAAAAGAGttgttgaaaattttttatgatgcCACTGTTGAAATAAgtgcagaaaaaaatatttcaatatcaaaaaaaataattatggtaaGAGCTATGTTTAAAGTTACACAGACATTTATAAATGACACAAATTTACCCAGAGAAGTGCTGAATATGGCCAATACTTTAAAAGAAAAGATGATGATTAGGTTTGACAGAATTGAAGACAATTTACTTAATGCTCAAGCTACAGTTCTGGATCCTAGATTCAAAAAACATGGATTTATTAATGAGGACAAATATAATAGGACTATATCCCAACTTCGTAATAAATTACAAAGCAGCATAAGAACAGAGCAGTTAGATTTACCTCAACAGTCATCTTCTTCAACACCTCAGTATTCCAACTCGGCCATCTGGGGAGATTTTGACAAGTCTGTGGTTAATGCTATCGGTGGAAATAATTCTACATCAGCAGGAATTATTGAGCTAGACAAATATTTGAATGAACAAATTATCAGTAGACATGAAAATCCACTACTCTGGTGGTCAGAGCGACAAAAAGTTTACCCACGACTCTATGAAATAGTTAAAACTCGTCTTTGTATCATAGCCACATCCGTTCCATGTGAAAGGTTATTTTCAAAGGCAGGACAGGTAATTACAGACCGTAGAAATAGGcttgaatcaaaaaaaatatcgaagattttgtttttaaaccataatatgtaattttcaacatataacatattattattattattacacataatattataatttgtttattaaatataaggaaatgttaaaatgtaaaatgaccACAAATTAAACGTCAATCAGGTAATTTGAAAAGTAAGTATGTACttaagcaaaataaatatttaactgtttatttttaccatgaggtattttaatttttacataaataaatcaaattaaaattattatattatacctattactatATCAATCATGTTATacagtacaaaaataatttatattacctatatgaattttaaaaattatttattataatatcaatgctTAAGGCgcgatgtatatttaataaattataacttacctGTTAGTTGTCACATCCAGCTTcgaatttcaataaattgtattttattacttattaccacagaatagctttaatattttaatgtattctgTGTTATTACAACGCTTTTAAAGGCTAATAGGACAAGTATCACGAATCACTAATAATATCTAGGTACTTATAAAGTAATGGTAAATCCCgaggtaggtacctaaaagGATATTAGATAATGTTAATGTTTGATTAACTGATTATCGTTTATTAAAGTTTGTGTGTACTGCGTGTGTACTACATATTGTGTCATGGTCATAGACATAAATACAACAACAAAGATAGAAAATTGAGATTCACCAAAGgtattaggtaaataaataataatatgtaaaatgttttatcaaaaaTCCTCATTAGCTGGTCATAGATATGAagcttgtattatttaatatttgatatataatcaatcaatcattatcattattgtttttgtgaTCACGGACAAGGCTATAGATCATAGACATATAATAGAATAGACCGCGAACCACACATATTACATGTAGAAATTATAGAAGCCAACATATGTGCGAGTGAGAAAGACTCTAAAGAGGTTTTCTcatggaaaaaaaaactatttactcCATGGCAAAATAATGGTGATagtgatattatcatttttttaccataacaaataacaataaacaataacaaattgtCGATGAACATATTCTGGTTCTTACGTGAACAGTGAGTTTTTTAGTTGCCTATTGAGCCTttttattttgatcattttGATATAATGgttcaaaaatgttatagttGTGGTTCTGCTAAGACAGACAATGTCAAACTTCAcgggtaaatatttttttattcataatacaggatgattcttttatcaaaaacttaattttttctaaaaaacttaaaaaactaactttttattaaaaaaacttaaaaaactaactttttattaaaaaaacttaaaaaactaacttttttattaaaaaacttaaaaaatattttcaaaataatgagtggttcatgataaaaaaatcaccttgtatattataGACTGGATCATTTCgtgaattttacaaatattttttaaaatttttacagaTTTCCTAAAGATATAAATCTGAGGGAAAAATGGGTTgcacaaataaaaaaagatgtTCCTGTTATCATAACTCAGTATACTAGGCTCTGTAGCAAACATTTTACAAATGATGATTACTATCAATCATCATTTGGAAATGATATATTGAAGCCAGATGCGGTACCATCTAGGTTCTTCTGTTCAAGAAAATCGTTACTCcctggtattaaaaaaaaattaaataatacatttttattaggttttacttaatgaaatgcattttttttaatctccaACAGAATTTGAAGTTCGCGAATCAATGTCCACAGGTAAACCTATTCTTACAGTAAATGACAATCTTGAGAATCTTATGTTAGAAGAAGAAATAGTAGTAAATggttagtatataattataacacaaattaaaacttccatatgtattgtttatatgtttattatagaaGATGAAAACAATTCTACAGtttcaatgaataatgatacaGAAGAGATTATTCTGCaagcaaatgaaaatattgatattacaaaaggtaacattttaattataaaaagacattcattaattttaactgtGTACTTGAATTTTCAGTCCATCTTTCAGAAAAGAAACGTAAACTATTGAGATATGCTGGAGACTTTTCTGAGGAAGATCTAGAGACACCTAGAAAACGGAAAATGTTTTGGAAAACATATCAACAAATGATTAAgactaaaaatgataaaattaaattgttacagCAAAAAAATCGTAGTCttaaatcacaaataaataaCCTTAATAGTTTAATTGATGATTTACAGTCGCAAAACAAGTTAAATGCTAATGGTTCATACATGTTAAAGGTAAATACAGTTTAAGTTACTTTTAAGAGATGCCACCCATACGTTTGTTGTCTCCATAGACCTATAAACTAATGGACAACGTAGGACTAGAGGTCAGGTGTACAATATAGAGTAAAAGAAAAGAGAACATGGGGGAAATACAGTGTTAGTTTATAGGTCTATGATTACTACTTTATGTTCTTTCTCTCTTCGTCCTTTCTGCTTTCTTTCTCTTATATGATTCCCATGCGTTGTGGGCAGGGCGAAATGGAATGCGCTGTCTATTAGTTTATAGGTCTATGGTTGTCTTTGTCTTATACACGTCTGTGATTAAGTGTTGGcttttaggtttttatttgatattttaattttcaagcaagatgagcatttttaatttgtgatattTCACAAATCCATATCTTGcttgaaaatttgttattttattaaaactgataagcgaaaatttgttatgttgtaTGTGTGTAAGACTGAgactgaaatatattatgttttatttgttttaatacagtttaagaataaattaataatgtacagtCTTGTATaagatactttttaaaagtattcaagTACAGATACAGATACTTCTTttgaatagtatataaaatacgtatttgaATACTCAGGAAATAAAgttattgaatacaaataaatctgtatgtatgtatgtatgttttatattttttgatactttcaaataatattaatataaaatatatgtaatcagtataataataataaagaacatttaaaaaatatataattaaattgagtatttattttaatccttAGAATATTGCATCTGATGAAGAAAAGCACTTGCTTATGCGCCAACTAAAATTAGGTAgtggtaaaaatattacaccAGAGTTAAGAAAGTTCGCccttacattacattattactcTCCATCTGCGTATTTatacataagaaaaatattttcaaaagctCTGCCAGATATTAGTACTATCAGAAAGTGGTACACAACAATTAATGGCTTACCGGGATTAACGAGGAAATCTTTTCAGGCTATTTCCATTAAagtaaatgaaatgaaaaatattggtAAACAATTATATGGATGTTTGATCATAGACGAAATGAGCATAAAGCAACATGTTCAATGGACAGGTTCCAGGCATCAAGGCTATGTTGATTATGGTCAAGGAGGGGGTACCGATTCAATGGATAATTTGCCGTATGCTAAAGATGTTTTTGTCATTATGGTAGTTGGTTTAAATACCCATTGGAAAGTACCAATTGCATATTACTTAGTCAATGGAATATCTGCAGAAGAAAAATCCAACATTATAAATTCTTGTCTTCATCAACTACATGAAactggtattataataaaaacaataacttttAATGGGGCGGCTAATAATATGTCGATGGCGTCTTTGCTTGGTGCTAATCTAAATTACGCTGATTTAAAGCCAAATTTTAAACATCCATTAACAGAAGATAATGTACATATAGTTCTTGACCCATGCCATATGGTTAAATTAATAAGGAATTGCTTAGGTGATTGGGGATTATtgtttgacaaaaataataaaccaattaaatggatatattttaaacatttggtCGATATGCAAAATGTGACTGGTCTACATGCTGCTACAAAAATTAGAACAAGACATATACATTATCATCGAGAAAAAATGAAGGTACGTTTAGCAACACAGGTTTTCAGTAACAGTGTTGCTGATGCCTTGGAATATTGTTGTAAAGACCTGAAGAACAAACTTTTTGAAAATGCTGAAGCTACCATTGAATTTTGTCGAaggattaataatatatttgatttattaaattcaagAAATTTTTTGAGTAAGAGTCCTTTCAACAAACCACTGTCTGATAATTTTTTGAACTTGAATATATTCATTGACGAAtctatagattatttaaatggCATCCAATGTCTTGAAAAACCACCTAAATATGGAAAAAGATCAGTGTTACAATCAGAACGCAAGACTGGATTTTTAGGATTAATAACatgtttaaaaactattaaaaatctttaCAGTGAGCTTATAGAAACCAAACTATTGCAATTTTTACTTACCTATAAATTTAACCAAGACCATATAGAACTGCTATTTGGAGCCATTAGAGCTAAGGGAGGTTTCAATAATAATCCCACTGTAGCACAGTTTGAAGCTGCATACAAATCCATTATAATCAATGCTGAAGTTAAATGTCCATCGACTGCCAACGCTTTAGCATTAGACGACACAAGTATTCTAAGAATATCAAGCGCTCCACCAAAAAAAGAAGATGAGCAATCTGAAATGCTAGATTTGTTATGTGCTGCAGGAACTGAAATAATTGAAACAGAAGATATATTAGACATTTATGAGCACAGAAATTACCTTAATGATGTTGTAACATACATAGCAGGATTtgttgtttacaaaataaagaaGAAAATTCTATGTACAGTTTGTGAAAAATCTTTGGGAACAAAAGAATCGGGACCTGCTCTAATTGGACGTAAAAATAGAGGTGGTTTAATTATACCGAATCCAGATAtcattgaaatttgtaaaatagcTGAACGTATAATTCGTGGATACCAAAGAATTGATGGGTCAAACGTTGTAAAGAGGATTACAATTGAATGTatgagaaaaattaatattaataaatattttatctcatTATCAAATCATTTTCTCGAACAAGAACCCTTCAATAATCATCTCCTACAGCTGTTAAAACTAATTATGCACATTTATATTACACTAAGACTTCATCATATTAATTCATCAACAAATTCAATAGATCAAAAAATTAGAACATTCTAcacaaaattaatactttttaaacatcaataaaatatcataaaattaacataaaattaacatattgttttacctttttttttgttattataccaTTTGtacaaaacacatattataatatattaattgtaatttgtaataatttgtatattatatactttaaaatttaaaatgtttaaattataaatatattttttttaaacttgtaaATTGTCATTgtgtctaattaataattagtaatttttatatatattatctacatcgTGATCCCGCCTCATAATATAATTCAActggaaaaaaaaacagttttattaacTCATCCATGAGAAAACCTCTTATGGTTCTTTCTCTCTCGCACATATCTTGGCTTTGTAGTTCTCTTTCTATTCGCGGTCTATTCTATTATATGTCTATGCTATAGATGAACTAAATCGCGGTTTGAAAATATCATAGAGTGAAATGTGATTACCGATTACCTAATGAGTTCGGATCACTCATTATTAAGAATTTTGAGTTGGTAGCAGTGCAATCCGAACGAGAACGAAATTGAACGAATGAACGGATGAacgactttttattatttcacgatCCGGATTGTTTCGTTCACAAGTTTGACCCGTTCAATTTGATCCGTTCGTTCGCGAACGACACATCTCTACCCTAGACAAACCAGTCATTTCCACCGCACCGTACGCGACAGACCTTTTTCGCCGTACCGTGCCCACCGTCCATTAACAcctttctgttttttttttcacttttgttttttttttaccacattatttgtattattttttttctgcctACAAATAAAGCCCCATCGTACCCCAAAGACTTGTGTTGCTTTATTCATTTTCCCCCGTGCTCCTCCCGTGAGCCGTTCAACCACCATCCGACGCGACCTCACCATCACACAGTGACAACCGTAGGTACGCGTCAAGTCTCTACCTCATTCTTCTATTTTCGTCATCTGTAATATAATGGATGCTATTGGATTTTTCTAAATCAAGGAAATCTTCACTTTCCTGTGAAGAATTTGGTTATTCCGAATTACATTCATTTGTTACCAGGTCGTTAAAATGAGTCTTCTATTTTTCTACCTATTGAATCTTAACTGATGCTAAATATCCGTTAATTCTAATCAAGTTCCtaaaagaatctaaaaaacacctataaaaaaatccatatttccataaaaa encodes the following:
- the LOC132925077 gene encoding E3 SUMO-protein ligase ZBED1-like, whose protein sequence is MASSTNQLYKKRSNVWNHFTLTNGNMAKCNYCNEKKSFSGGSTGNLLRHIKTKHVTVPLQRSTPQVAEESNSEYLDNPQPSTSASQSTSAIVHSSTTFSSSIIQNKNSYQSSIANFIHRPLPLLKEYHPFSIVEDKEFRKLLNMLSPNYIIPSRKTVSNSLLPQMYEMVVQRVKDKLKNVSAVYLTTDGWTSRNNESFLAVTAHFIDPDNVTELSSVLLACTSFEDSHTADNLALFLKNTVDEWGLSQRITVVVSDNAANIKSAIEKCNWRRLSCFAHDINLIVHCGLGKIEPVVTKIKDIVSYFKRSSHALAKLQEYQKQTGNPILKLKQDCPTRWNSTFDMFDRILRIKEPIIATLAILNNTELNSLTPNEWQVVDKSKELLKIFYDATVEISAEKNISISKKIIMVRAMFKVTQTFINDTNLPREVLNMANTLKEKMMIRFDRIEDNLLNAQATVLDPRFKKHGFINEDKYNRTISQLRNKLQSSIRTEQLDLPQQSSSSTPQYSNSAIWGDFDKSVVNAIGGNNSTSAGIIELDKYLNEQIISRHENPLLWWSERQKVYPRLYEIVKTRLCIIATSVPCERLFSKAGQANRTSITNH
- the LOC132927465 gene encoding THAP domain-containing protein 1-like, encoding MVQKCYSCGSAKTDNVKLHGFPKDINLREKWVAQIKKDVPVIITQYTRLCSKHFTNDDYYQSSFGNDILKPDAVPSRFFCSRKSLLPEFEVRESMSTGKPILTVNDNLENLMLEEEIVVNEDENNSTVSMNNDTEEIILQANENIDITKVHLSEKKRKLLRYAGDFSEEDLETPRKRKMFWKTYQQMIKTKNDKIKLLQQKNRSLKSQINNLNSLIDDLQSQNKLNANGSYMLKFKNKLIMYSLV